A DNA window from Solanum lycopersicum chromosome 3, SLM_r2.1 contains the following coding sequences:
- the LOC101260406 gene encoding uncharacterized protein isoform X2: protein MAFALVQLQPAPLPSLVNLRKRTFSNLCLQPLCTWSAAPKLLNAQFFTRKVNNNCSMIVKSSVDFSPIVSPGDEWGIWMSLFATGAFGLWSEKTKIGSMVSAALVSTLVGLTASNMGIIPYEAPAYSVVLKYLLPLTIPLLLFRANMQDVIRSTGPLLLAFLLGSAINYVAICEALGVSPSVMAAGVAADNVICAIYFIALFSFASKIPPEASASSDDATEVVNLDPSKKPVLQIATSVAVSFAICKFGTWVCRFFGTQGCDLPAITAIVVVLATLFPAYFRNLATAGDAVAIVLMQIFFAVVGASGSIWNVMNTTPSIFVFGLVQVSVHVIVTVGLGKLFGLNVKMLVLASNANVGGPTTACGMANAKGWSSLVVPAILAGIFGISIATFLGIACGIFLLKHMY from the exons ATGGCATTTGCATTAGTGCAATTGCAGCCTGCCCCATTGCCATCTCTTGTTAATCTCCGAAAAAGAACATTCAGTAATCTTTGTTTGCAACCCCTCTGTACTTGGTCGGCCGCTCCTAAATTGCTCAACGCTCAATTCTTCACCCGGAAAGTGAATAATAATTGTTCTATGATTGTAAAATCTTCTGTGGATTTTTCCCCTATTGTGTCTCCGGGGGATGAATGGGGTATTTGGATGTCTCTTTTTGCAACTGGCGCTTTTGGTCTCTG GTCAGAGAAGACTAAAATTGGGAGTATGGTTAGTGCTGCATTGGTTAGCACATTGGTGGGACTGACTGCAAGTAATATGGGCATTATTCCTTATGAAGCGCCAGCATATTCAGTTGTGTTGAAATACCTGCTGCCATTGACAATACCGCTACTGTTGTTCAGAGCAAATATGCAGGATGTGATACGCTCTACCGGTCCTCTACTCTTGGCTTTCTTGCTCGGATCAG CCATTAATTATGTTGCTATCTGTGAGGCACTTGGTGTGTCTCCATCAGTTATGGCTGCAGGTGTTGCTGCAGATAATGTTATTTGTGCAATATATTTTATTGCACTGTTTTCATTTGCCTCCAAAATACCTCCAGAGGCTTCGGCATCAAGTGATG ATGCTACTGAGGTTGTGAACTTAGACCCTAGCAAGAAACCTGTGCTGCAGATTGCTACATCAGTTGCCGTTTCGTTTGCTATTTGTAAATTTGGAACTTGGGTTTGTCGGTTTTTTGGAACTCAAGGATGTGATCTTCCTGCTATTACAgcaattgttgttgttttagcGACATTATTTCCTGCATATTTTAGAAACCTTGCAACTGCTGGTGATGCAGTTGCAATAGTGTTGATGCAG ATATTCTTTGCTGTTGTGGGGGCGAGCGGGAGTATTTGGAATGTGATGAATACAACACCAAGTATATTTGTGTTTGGTTTAGTTCAAGTAAGTGTACATGTTATCGTGACTGTAGGATTAGGGAAGTTATTTGGGTTGAATGTAAAGATGTTGGTTTTAGCATCGAATGCTAATGTTGGAGGGCCTACAACAGCATGTGGAATGGCGAATGCAAAGGGATGGTCCTCTTTAGTTGTTCCTGCTATTCTTGCTGGCATATTTGGGATTTCTATTGCCACATTTCTTGGCATTGCTTGTGGAATCTTTCTTctcaaacacatgtactaa
- the LOC101260406 gene encoding uncharacterized protein isoform X1: MAFALVQLQPAPLPSLVNLRKRTFSNLCLQPLCTWSAAPKLLNAQFFTRKVNNNCSMIVKSSVDFSPIVSPGDEWGIWMSLFATGAFGLWSEKTKIGSMVSAALVSTLVGLTASNMGIIPYEAPAYSVVLKYLLPLTIPLLLFRANMQDVIRSTGPLLLAFLLGSAGTIIGTVVAYMLVPMRSLGQDSWKIAAALMGSYIGGTINYVAICEALGVSPSVMAAGVAADNVICAIYFIALFSFASKIPPEASASSDDATEVVNLDPSKKPVLQIATSVAVSFAICKFGTWVCRFFGTQGCDLPAITAIVVVLATLFPAYFRNLATAGDAVAIVLMQIFFAVVGASGSIWNVMNTTPSIFVFGLVQVSVHVIVTVGLGKLFGLNVKMLVLASNANVGGPTTACGMANAKGWSSLVVPAILAGIFGISIATFLGIACGIFLLKHMY; this comes from the exons ATGGCATTTGCATTAGTGCAATTGCAGCCTGCCCCATTGCCATCTCTTGTTAATCTCCGAAAAAGAACATTCAGTAATCTTTGTTTGCAACCCCTCTGTACTTGGTCGGCCGCTCCTAAATTGCTCAACGCTCAATTCTTCACCCGGAAAGTGAATAATAATTGTTCTATGATTGTAAAATCTTCTGTGGATTTTTCCCCTATTGTGTCTCCGGGGGATGAATGGGGTATTTGGATGTCTCTTTTTGCAACTGGCGCTTTTGGTCTCTG GTCAGAGAAGACTAAAATTGGGAGTATGGTTAGTGCTGCATTGGTTAGCACATTGGTGGGACTGACTGCAAGTAATATGGGCATTATTCCTTATGAAGCGCCAGCATATTCAGTTGTGTTGAAATACCTGCTGCCATTGACAATACCGCTACTGTTGTTCAGAGCAAATATGCAGGATGTGATACGCTCTACCGGTCCTCTACTCTTGGCTTTCTTGCTCGGATCAG CCGGGACGATTATTGGGACCGTAGTGGCATATATGCTGGTGCCTATGAGATCACTTGGTCAAGATAGTTGGAAAATAGCTGCTGCCCTCATGGGCAGCTACATTGGTGGAA CCATTAATTATGTTGCTATCTGTGAGGCACTTGGTGTGTCTCCATCAGTTATGGCTGCAGGTGTTGCTGCAGATAATGTTATTTGTGCAATATATTTTATTGCACTGTTTTCATTTGCCTCCAAAATACCTCCAGAGGCTTCGGCATCAAGTGATG ATGCTACTGAGGTTGTGAACTTAGACCCTAGCAAGAAACCTGTGCTGCAGATTGCTACATCAGTTGCCGTTTCGTTTGCTATTTGTAAATTTGGAACTTGGGTTTGTCGGTTTTTTGGAACTCAAGGATGTGATCTTCCTGCTATTACAgcaattgttgttgttttagcGACATTATTTCCTGCATATTTTAGAAACCTTGCAACTGCTGGTGATGCAGTTGCAATAGTGTTGATGCAG ATATTCTTTGCTGTTGTGGGGGCGAGCGGGAGTATTTGGAATGTGATGAATACAACACCAAGTATATTTGTGTTTGGTTTAGTTCAAGTAAGTGTACATGTTATCGTGACTGTAGGATTAGGGAAGTTATTTGGGTTGAATGTAAAGATGTTGGTTTTAGCATCGAATGCTAATGTTGGAGGGCCTACAACAGCATGTGGAATGGCGAATGCAAAGGGATGGTCCTCTTTAGTTGTTCCTGCTATTCTTGCTGGCATATTTGGGATTTCTATTGCCACATTTCTTGGCATTGCTTGTGGAATCTTTCTTctcaaacacatgtactaa